A stretch of DNA from Thermanaerosceptrum fracticalcis:
CCAAGGGCTACACGGAATCCGGTCATTACTTCATCAAAGATTAAAAGGGCTCCATACTGTTTGGTAATTTTTCTTAACCCTTCCAAAAACCCAGGTTCAGGAGAAACGACGCCCATATTGCCGGGAACCGGCTCCACGATCACAGCGGCAATATTGTTTCCCTCCGCTCTAAAAATAGCCTCCATCCCAGCCAGATCATTAAACTGGGCCGTAATGGTATTCTGGGCAATACTATTAGGCACACCGGGGCTGGAGGGAATTCCTAAGGTTAAAACACCGGAACCTGCCTTCACCAAGAGGGGGTCGGCATGTCCATGATAACAACCGGCAAATTTCACGATTTTATCCCGACCGGTGTAAGCTCTGGCCAAACGCAAGGCACTCATGGTTGCTTCTGTCCCCGAATTCACCATCCTCACCATTTCAATGGAAGGAACGATTTCCCGGATAAGCTTAGCCATTTCCGTCTCCAGTAAAGTCGGTGCCCCGAAACTCGTCCCGATCTCCAGGGTTTTCCTTAGGGCTTCTTCTACCTGGGGATGCCGGTGTCCCAGGATGAGAGGTCCCCAGGAGCCCACATAATCAATATACTGGTTACCATCTACGTCATAGAGGTAAGCACCCTCGCCGCGGGCAATAAAAACAGGATCATGTCCCACGGCCTTAAAAGCCCTGACCGGGCTGTTCACACCGCCGGGTATATATTGTTGTGCTTCTTCATAGTAGGCCCGTGAGGTGGAATAGTTTTTACCCATACCATCTACCTCCTATCTAAAAATTTCCGTCCCGGATCCATTTGGCTATATCCTTGGCGTGATAAGTGATAATCATATCACTGCCCGCTCTTTTCATACCCAGCATCATTTCCCGCACAGTTTTCTTTTCATCAAGCCAGCCATTCTGGGCGGCAGCTTTCACCATAGCGTACTCCCCGCTCACATTATAAGCGACAACAGGAGCAGCGAAAGTATCCCTTACCCTGCGGATGACATCAAGGTAAGCCAGGGCAGGCTTGACTATCACCATATCGGCCCCTTCCGCCAGGTCCAGCCGCACCTCTTCTAAGGCTTGTTCCACAGAACTGGCCGGGTCCATCTGGTAGCTTCTCCTGTCACCAAACTGAGGGGCTGAGCCCGCTGCATCACGAAAAGGCCCGTAAAAACAGGAAGCATATTTGGCTGAATAAGCCATGATAGGGATGTGGCTGTAACCTTTTTCATCCAGCTTTTGACGGATGGCATAAACCCTCCCGTCCATCATATCAGAGGGAGCCACAATATCAGCACCGGCCTGGGCATGGCTTAGTGCGGTTAAAGCCAAAAGTTCCAGAGTTTCATCATTTTTGATTTCCCCTTTTTCCACGAGACCACAGTGACCATGGCTGGTATATTCGCAGAGGCAGACATCGGTAATCACCACAATTTCCGGGTATTTACCCTTTATCTCTTTGACCGCCTTTTGTACTATGCCCTGTTCGGCATAGGCCTGGCTGCCCACTTCATCTTTTGTTTCAGGAATGCCAAATAATAATATGGCAGGAATTCCCAAAGCCACTACCTCTTCTGCTTCCTCCAAAACCCTGTCCAGGGAAAGCTGGTAAATCCCCGGCATAGAAGGTATGGGGTTTCTTACATTGTGGCCTTCACTGACAAAGATGGGATAAATCAAATCATCAAGCTGCAAATATGTATGCCTCACTAAGCGTCTTATTCCTTCGGATTGTCGTAACCTGCGCATGCGCAGCCAAGGAAAAACTGACATGCCTACCTCACTCCTTTTAAACATTTAATGATAATAAGCGAGAATAGCCTTCACTAAACCGGGAATGGTGTACTCTTCTGCCTGAATTTCCACTTTGAGCCCATATTCCTGGGCGGTTTGTGCCGTAATGGGCCCTATGCAGGCTATGACTACTCCTTCTAATAAAGAAAGGTTATCTTTACCTAACATCTCCACAAAATTTACCACTGTCGATGAACTGGTAAAGGTTACGACACTAATCTTGTTTTCCTTGAGGTAGTTTAACAGTTCCCGGACGGAACTCTTTTCCTTCACTGTCCTGTAGACATCTACTTCCGTAACGTGCGCTCCCAGCTTTCGAAGTTCTTGCGGCAGGAGGGCTCTCGCTATGTCCGCTCTGGGTAGAAGAACCCTGTCCCCCGGTTTTATCCTGGTTTTCAGCCCTTCCACAATGGCCTCGGCCCGAAATTCCTGTGGTACATAATCCACCAGGAAGCCCTTTTCCGCTAAAGCCCGTTCAGTGGCCGGTCCAATGGCAGAGAGGCGAAGATTGTATAGTTCCCGGATATCCCGGCCCAGGTCCCGAAAACGCTTGAAAAAGTGCTGCACACCGTTGACACTGGTGAAAATCAGCCACTGATAATCACTAATCTCTTGAATGGCCTGGTCCAGGGGACCATAATCATCAGGTTCGGCAATGGTAATGGTTGGAAACTCCAAAACTTCTCCACCTAAGCGACTAATTTCCTCACTGAGCTGGCTGGCCTGCTCTCGGGACCGTGTCACCACAATACGCTTCCCAAAAAGAGGTTTATCCTCAAACCAGCTGAGTTTCCCTCGTAATTGAACCACTTCCCCTACAATAATGATGGCCGGAGAAGTGAGCCCAACCTCTTGTACCTTTACTTCAATATCCGCCAGTGTTCCGGTAACCGTTTGCTGCTCAGGCCTGGTGCCCCAGCGAATAACACCCACCGGGGTTCCTGGATCTTTACCGTGTTTCAAGAGCTGTCCCACAATTAAGGGTAAATTTTCCATACCCATGAGAAATACCAGAGTACCAGACCTGCCGGCCAAGCATGGCCATTCGATACGGGAATCATCTTTGAGGGGATCTTCATGCCCGGTAATAATGGTAAAGGTTGAGGTATAATCTCGATGGGTAACAGGAATTCCTGCATAGGCGGGAACGGCAATAGCAGAGGTTATACCAGGTACAACTTCAAAGGGTATCTGGTGTTCCCGCAGCACTTCTGCTTCTTCTCCCCCTCTGCCAAACACAAAGGGGTCCCCCCCTTTTAATCTGGCTACGGTTTTCCCGTCCAAGGAGAGCTTCACGAGGAGCTCATTGATTTCTTCCTGTTTTAAGACATGCCGTTCCGGTGATTTTCCGACGAAAATGAGTTCGGCATCTTTTCTGGCATAAGATAAAAGCCGCGGGCTGGCCAACCTGTCGTAGACAATACAATCAGCCTCTTTGATACATTCCAGCCCCTTTACGGTAATTAATTTGGGATCACCCGGGCCGGCGCCGATTAAATACACTTTTCCTTCATTCATCTTTCTATCTCCTGTAACACTTGGTTTAATATTTCCTGGGCTCCTTGGCTTCGCATCAATTCTGCCAGTTTTTCCCCGAGACTTGGGGCATTTTGCGGGGCATCCGTCATCGCTTGACGGATCAGCCTGGTACCATCCAGGCTTGCCACAACCCCGGTTAAAACCAGACCCTCTTTTTTAACCTCGCCATAGGCACCTATCGGTATCTGGCAGCCTCCTTCCAGGGTACGTAGAAAAGCCCTTTCCGCCGTGATAGCCACCCTGGTTTCCCAATGGTCTATAACTGCCACAATTTCGGTGATTCTTTCATCATTTTCCCGGCTCTCTACGCCAATGGATCCCTGACCCACAGCAGGCACGATTTCCTCCGGCGAAAACCAGGTGCTGATTCGATCCTCCAACCCAAGCCTGGATAAACCGGCTGCGGCCAGCATAATGGCCGCAAAACCCTCCTTCTCCAGCTTGGCTAAACGGGTGTTAATATTACCTCTCAGGTCTTCTACCCTTAAATCCGGACGTTTATGCAAGAGTTGGGCACGTCTTCGCAAACTGCTGGTGCCAATCTTGGCCCCCGGGGGAAGCGTCTGCAGGTTGTAGTTATTGGTGGAAACCAGCACATCACGGGGATCATGACGTTCTGTCATGGCACTGATGATTAATCCCTGGGGTAGTTTAGTCGGCAGGTCTTTCATACTGTGCACAGCCAGGTCGATCTCCCCGGCTAATAAGGCTGTCTCCAGTTCTTTGGTAAAGAGTCCTTTGTCGCCAATCTTGGCTAAGGCCACGTCTAATATTTTATCCCCTTTGGTTTTCATGGGAACGATGACAAAGTCATATTGAGGCCAGTATCTTTTCAGTTCTTCCACAACCCATTGGGTTTGCTGCAAGGCCAAGACGCTGTCACGCGTTCCCACCTTAATCCGGTTATCCATTTACTAAGCCCCACCCCTTTAGTGAGATTCAACCCGAGTCTTTTCGGGAGCTTCCTCAATTTGCAAATTGAAAAGTTTGTTGATCACTTCCGCGTATAAAAGTCCTTGGGTGCTGTATGATGCGTCTTTTAACTCCAGTATGGCATCGTGTAACAGCTGGTTAACTACAGAACTGACACAAGAACTGATGACTTTCTTATCTTTTTCACTTAGATTCCCCAGGCGGCGAAAAGCCCGGTCCAGTTCCTTTTTCTTAAGACCTTCCGCTTTCTCTTTAAGGGCTACGATGGTGGGCACAACTTTTAAACTGCACACCCATTTAAAATAGTTTTCTTTTTCTTCTATGATAATATTTTCCACTTTTTCCGCTTCTTTAAGGCGCTCATTGATATTTTTCTGGACCACATTCTCCAAATCATCAACATCGTAAAGAGTCACATTAGGATAGCTGGCACAGAGTGGATCAATATCCCGGGGTACCGCAATATCAATGAGAAACAAGGGTTTATTTTGACGCTGATCCTGTATTCTTTCGATATCCGACGGGTGGACAATATAATTAGGTGCCGCTGTACAGCTGATGACAATGTCGGCTTCCTTTAGATAATCGTGAAACTGGTCCATCTTGACCGCCAGGCCGCCAAACTCCTGAGCCAGGGCTTGGGCACGGGCAAAAGTTCTATTGGCCACAATCACAGAGGAAATACCGTTGGCCACTAAATGACGTGCCGTTAATTCACTGGTTTCCCCTGCTCCCAGCACCATGACCGTACGCCCCTCAAGATCACCAAAAATTCCTTTGGCCAGTTCTACCGCAGCGGAACTAACAGATACGGCCTGCCTGTCGATAAAAGTTTCTGTACGGGCCCTTTTCCCCACAATAATGGCTTTTTGCCATAAGTTATTAAGATAATTGTTGGTGGTGCCGGCCTTAAGTGCCTCCTGAAATGCTTCCTGCACCTGACCTAAGATCTGGCTTTCTCCTAAGATCATAGAATCTAATCCGGCCGATACCCGAAAAAGGTGATGTACAGCTTTTTCCTCCTCATAGGTATAAAGAAAAGGCAGAATCTCGGCCACAGTCATATTGGCGATTTTCCCATAATACTCCTGTAAAACCCCCTTGGCCAGTTCTATCTCCCCTGTAGACAGGTAAACTTCCGTCCTGTTGCAGGTGGAAAGAATCACAGCCCCACTCACACCCTGCTTCTCCATTAAATAGTGTAAATGATCCTGAAGGCGATATTTGGCTACAGCCACCTTTTCCCTTACTTCCACTGGCGCTGTTTTATGGTTTAATCCTGTAACGATAATAAACAACGATTAATCCTCTCCTTTACAACCTCCAGTTGTCCATCTTCAATAAGTTTGAGCAATTCCCCGGTAACCAAACCCTGCAACACCTTACCCCGCATCTTGTCATCAGGACATTCCGCAAACAGCGTCTCCCGCAGATTGCCCAGTAATTCTAAAGCTTGGGCAAATTCTCCCCGGAACTTTTCCGCCAGTTCTTCCTTGATGACCCGGGCCAGAGCGGGACTTTTTCCATTGGTGGAGACAGCAATAAGCAAATCTCCCTGTCTGTGTACCGCAGGTAAAGTAAAGCTGCACCAAAGGGGGTCGTCCACAACGTTGATGAGAATATTTTTTTCCGTACAAAGGGCCGCCACCTCATGATTTAATTCTGCATTATCCGTAGCGGCAATCACCAGAAATTTATCGTTAATATCTTCTGCTTGAAAATTACGGTTCAGCCATACAATTTGTTTTTCTTCCGTTAATTTTAGGAGCAGGGGATGAAGCATAGGACTTACCACACAGACCTTGCCCCCACATTCCAGAAGACCTCTTACTTTTCTTGCGGCAACGCTTCCCCCGCCGACTACCAGGCACCCTTTACCGCTAATATTTAAATTTACTGGATAAGATAAAGACATAACATCACCATCATTAACAAATTTAAACCCTACCTGTAAGTAGGGGGTAGAGCAATTGCTAGAATTGACGTCTTTTGATGAACACGGCTAATTTGTGAAGGGATTCCGTAATTTCATTGGCGGGAAGCATTTCCAACTCTTTTAAAGCCTTTTCCACATAGAGGCCTGCAATATCCAGGGAATAAGGTATTGCCTCGCTTTGTTTGATTAATTCCACCACGTCATGAATATCATCCTGGGAGCTAACAGGAGAATTTAACTTTTCCCAAAGACTTTTTTTCACCGCTTCATTGCCGCAGTTTAAAAGATAGATAACCGGGAGTGTAATAATACCCTGTCGTAAATCACTGCCTACCGGTTTTCCTAATGTTTTTTCATCGGCGATAAAGTCTAAAACATCATCAGTGATTTGGAAAGCCATCCCCAGATAATGCCCATACCTTCCCAGGGTTTTCACAATATGAGGGTCGGCTTGGGCAGCGATGGCACCAATCTGGCAGCTGGCAGAAATTAAAAGTGAGGTCTTTCGTTTAATACGATAAAAATAATTACGAATGTTTTGTTCAAGTTTAAAAGCGGAGGCTATCTGTTCTAATTCGCCCTGGCACATCTCGACGCTGACGTGGGCCAGCAACTGGTTAATCTTGTTATTCTTATATTTTTCAATAATAATTAAAGCCTTGGCAAAAAGAAAATCACCGGAATGAAGGGAAAAATTATTACCGTATTGGGCTTTAACGGTTTGTCTTCCTCTTCTAATGATAGAAGAATCAATGACATCATCATGAACCAGAGTGGCCATATGGATGAGTTCCAAAGCTGCCGCCAGAGGTATGATCTTGCCGCTTTCATATTGGCCATATTTCGCCGATAATAAGGCAAAAGCCGGCCTAATCCTTTTTCCTCCCGCTTTTAACAGGTGCACAAAACTCTTTCGTAAATCTGCATGTCCTGCCTGAATATATTCCAATAAATATTCTTCAACTTGTCTAAGTTCACCTTCTATTTCATAAAACAGATAATTCACTTGAATATCGCACCTTTATCATTTAGTGTTCACAGAAGATTAAGCACGTAAATCTTTGCAGATAGGCGGTCTTTCCAATCCCCATTTACAACCCAGCCCTAATAATGAAGCTTGAAAACATTCTCGACCCGGGCCGGGAGGCAGTAACTCCAAAAGCTCCCAGGCACGGTACCACTTGGCCAGATAGGGATAAGGGTCATAGTTTTCTCCCCAAACACCCCTCAGGATACCGAGATGATTACCAATCTGTTTTATGGCTTCAGAAAGATAGGTTTTACCCACAAGGAGATGGGCTGCCAGGTAACAGGCGGTTTCCCCCAGCAGGGAATATATCCTTAGAACATGGGGTTCTTCGGGAAGATTTTGTTTTCTTTTCTCATTGCGCAGGACGTGTTCCTGATGAATATTCCCGATGAGGGTAGCTAGATATGCCAGGTATTGATCCAGTTCGTACCTGCAGATAGTGGCATAAAAACGGCTGTATAATAAATCCCCCAGTAAAATAGGGTACTGTATTTGCTCTTTTAATTTTAAACAATCTTTATCTTCAGGAATAGCCCAATGGATACGGGTTGCGAAATATAAAACCTGCATACTGGCAGCCAGGTGAAGCACCTTGGTATTTGGTTCTTTCAAAGTTTTGGCTGAAATGAGAGAGAGCAGAGGTAACCACAAATGATCATCGGGGGCTTCTTTGATACTAAGCAAATTTGCCACATGGCCCGCTTTGCTGTGCAGTGCTTTTTGAGTTTTGGCCTGGATGACGGCGATTTCAGGAGTAAATTCTAGTACAATTTTTTCTAGCATTGGGACCCCCCTATCTCAATTATACCAAATAAATGATGGTTTCTTCTCCCCGGTTAAATTCAATTAAAATATAGTAATTAATACATAATACTATTTCTTACATTATTTTAATCTTTTCTTCACAAACCGGCTTCTTCCTTTTCTTTCTCTTTTTTGCGATAGATTAACCAAGAGATGATAATACTTAACTCATAGAGTATTAACATGGGGATAGCCATTAATAACTGTGATATAACATCAGATCCCGGTGACAACACCGCAGCCAGGATAAACATGCCTAATATAACATAACCTCTTTTCTCCCGCAAAAACTGGGGAGTAATTAATCCTAAACAGGTAAGAAAGTATGTAATGATGGGAATTTCAAAAACAATACCGAAAGGCACCAAAAAAGCAATAATAAAGGAAATATATTTACTTATGGAGATCATGGGGGTTAGACCGCCGCTAAAATCAATTAAAAGCACTTTCAGGCCTAATCCCAGCGCATATTTATACGCGAAGAAAATACCGGAAATAAACAAAAAGAGAGCAAGAAAAAATGCAGGTACAAAGACCCTCTTCTCGTGCACGTGTAAAGCAGGAAGGAAAAACTTTAACAATTGCCATAAAACAATAGGGGACGCTAATATTATACCACCCATTAAGGCCAGCTTAATATGGATGAATATTCCTTCCGTAACGCCTAAAAACACCAAATTCATCCCCAGCTTCTTAATGGGTTCAAGCAAAATATCTTTAATGGTGTTAAGAAATAGAAAGTAGCTAAGAATAGAAGCAAAAAAAATTGAGACAAGGGATATTAACATAACCCTTCTCAGTTCTTCTAAATGTTCGGTTATAGGTGCAATTTTCTCACTCATCGTTTTCACCTTATAAAACCGGCGTTTTGGAATATTATCATTCATAACAAAAATATTATACCAAAAACCCTGTAAAACTACAGAGAAAAAGCGTATAAATAATCCTAGAAAAAACAAAACGTCAACCTCACAAACTTGTGGGTCTGCAAGGTTGACGTTTAACCTTTCTTTTTTCGTCGGAATAAAATAAATATCCCTCCTACAGATTTACCGCTTCCTTCTGAAGTCCTTCCATGATTCCTCTTTTAACCTCAGTAGCGGTCATGTGCCCAGCCTTGAATTTCTCAACGAGATAATTGCAGGCATCCCATGGATTAACGCTTTCGCCACAGGTGAAGACATCAATTGCTGCATAACCTAGTTCAGGCCAGGTATGGATTGCCAGATGTGATTCAGAGATTACTACGACTCCGCTTACCCCTTGAGGACTAAACTTATGAAATACGTACTCCCTTACTTCGGCACCAGCCTCAAGAGCCGCATTTACCATAATTTCCTCTACTTTTTTTAGGTCATTAAGAATCTCAAATTCACATCCATAAACTTCGGCCAACACATGACGGCCCAATGCGCTCATTTATCATGCCCCCTTTAGTGACTTTATTTTGAGAGAACCCGAACATTTTCGCCAGGGTCCAATCCAATCAAAAACAATTTTAGCACATCTGGAAGTGATGTCAATAAAAAAGTTTGTTTTTCCCATTAGTGCCGCTGATATTTTATATTCCCCGCCCGAGCATTTTGTCTACCGCTCACATTAATACATCTTACTTTTTGTTATATAAGTTTGTTAAATATTTAACAGTTCTTCTGCATACTTGATGGCATTGTTCAAGGCCGCAGTAATGTAATCATTCTCCTCATAGGTAATGAATAAAGGCGGCTCTAACCGTATCACCTTGCGGTTTTGCAGGGTAGGGGCGGTGATTACTTTTTGTTCTAAAAGTTTCGCCATGATTATTGCCCCTGCTCTTTCGTCAGTAAGTTCAATCCCTGCGATTAAACCTCTTCCTCGTATTTCTTTGATCACCGTGGGAAATATTTTCTAAAAAGCGTGAAGCTGTTGAAGCAGGTAATACCCTTTTAAAAAATAATGGTATTTTATACCATATTATAGTTTAGCCAAGTTTTGTCCGGGGTATAACTTTTCATAAGATATAGCAAAAAAACCTAAGTACGTTTGTACTTAGGTTTGGTAAACTCAATTAAATTAAATGGTCGGAGCGACTGGACTTGAACCAGCGGCCTCCACCACCCCAAGATGGCGCTCTAGCCAAACTGAGCTACGCCCCGACAACCACAATAATTATTATATTACCCCAAAACCCTTCTGTCAAGAAATTAATCCTGGTTTTTTGTAGAAGATTAATTTATTATGATGGAATATTCTGCTCCCTGGGAGGCTATGTTTAAGATATAGGCTTTCGCTTCAATATTATATTCTTTCCAGGTATCAACCATAATCCTGGCAATTGCCTCCTCCTCCTGATCCGCAAAGGCCAGAATGGAAGGTCCTGCTCCGCTTAAACAACTGCCGAGCGCTCCTTTGCTGACAGCTTCCTTAATTACCCGATCTAAACCCGGTACTAAAGGCATGCGATACGGCTGGTGTAAGAAATCTTCCATGGCTACAGACAAAAATCTATAATCGCCTGTTAACAGCGAGGTCATAAAAAAACCGAAACGGCCGGTGTTATTCACTGCGTCTTTATGACTGATGAGGGAAGGTAACACTTTACGGGCTTCAGAAGTAGCAAGTTCGAAATCCGGAACGGCAACCACTGCTTTAAGAGGTTTTCCGGGCATTATTTTTTTATAAACCAATCCTTGTGAAGTCATCAGGGAAACGACCAAACCGCCGCATAAAGCCGGAGCGGCATTGTCAGGATGGCCCTCCAATTGTGAGGCTAGCTCAATAAGTTTTTGTTCTGGGAGATTAGCCTGAAAAATCAGATTGGCGGCAATGATCCCGGCAACGGTAAGGGTAGCGCTGCTCCCCAATCCTCTGGACGGAGGTACATTACCCTTAACGGCGATATTGACCTGTGGTGTCCTTTCCCTAAAATACCGGGCAAAATGAGCTACAGCCCTATGGGCTAAGCTGTTTTCCAAAAGTGTTTGACATCCCTCAGGCGGGGTTTCCTTTTGGTCATAAAAGTAGAATTCATTATATAAATCTAAAGCAATACCAACACAATCAAAACCTGGTCCCAGGTTTGCCGATGTAGCCGGTACCCTTACTTTAATCATTGCATCTTTCCTCCTAACCTTAAGGGCCTGAACTAAAAATGCACATCCGCCTGCCTCAGCTCAGTTTTCTTCCACCCTGATTAAATTGGCAATCTCTTTGGTTATTGATAATTCACGGATAATTTTCAGAGCATCCTGAATATCGTTTTCCCTTACTTTATGGGTAATTACCACCAGTTCCGCAATACCATCCTCGCAATTTTTCTGGATAACCGAGGCGAGGCTTACGCCGTGGTTGCCAAATATACCGGCGATACTGGCCAATACACCGGGTCGATCGATAACATGTAAGCGTAAATAGTATTTGGTCATAATTTCACCCATGGGTTTAAAGGCTTTATGCTCATAGCAGGTACAGCTTAAACGTCCGGTACTGCCCTTCTCTATATTTTTAACCACTTCGATGATATCGCCGACTACCGCACTGCCTGTGGGCATTTGGCCCGCCCCCCGTCCAAAGAACATGGTTTCGCCAACGGCATCGCCCCGTACAAATACGGCATTAAAAGAATCATAAACATTGGCCAGTGGATGGCTGGACGGGATTAAAGCGGGATGAACCCTAGCCTCCACTTGTCCACTTTCTTCTCTGGCAATTCCTAAAAGTTTAACGGTGTAACCTAATTCCCTGGCATAGGAGAGGTCTTTAGGTCTGATTTTCGTTATTCCTTCCACATAGACATCTTGGAAGGTAACTCTGGTATGAAAAGCCAAAGAGGCAAGAATAGCAATTTTCCGGGCCGCATCATAACCTTCTACGTCTGCAGTGGGATCAGCTTCGGCATAACCCAGCTCCTGGGCTCTTTTTAAGGCATCGGCAAAACCCATCCCTTCCTGGGTCATCCTGGTTAAGATGTAGTTGGTAGTACCATTCACAATCCCCATTACCTGTTCGATATTATTGGCAATAAGGCTTTGTTTTAAAGGATTGATGATAGGAATGCCGCCGGCAACGCTGGCCTCAAAATATAAATCACACCCGGCCGCTTGACTTTTTTCAAACAACTCGCGCCCATGTTCCGCCAGCAAATCCTTATTTGCCGTAACAACATTTTTCCCCTTGGCTAGGGCTTCCATCACATAAGTCCTTGCCGGCTCAATACCACCCATAACCTCTACGATAATTTTAATTTCCGGGTCACTGATGATCTCTTGCCACCGGCCTGTTACCACATCCGGGGGCAGGCTGACATCTCTTTTTTTCGCGGGGTCCCTCACGAGAACCTTTTTAATTATTATATTGGCACCGCACTTATTACGCCACTTTTCTGTATTTTCCTGTAATATTTTGACAACACCCTGTCCTACATTTCCTAATCCCAAAATAGCTATCTCTATTTTTTCCACGTGAAGCCCTCCTAGCTTTGGCCTACTATCTCTAC
This window harbors:
- the hemL gene encoding glutamate-1-semialdehyde 2,1-aminomutase, with the translated sequence MGKNYSTSRAYYEEAQQYIPGGVNSPVRAFKAVGHDPVFIARGEGAYLYDVDGNQYIDYVGSWGPLILGHRHPQVEEALRKTLEIGTSFGAPTLLETEMAKLIREIVPSIEMVRMVNSGTEATMSALRLARAYTGRDKIVKFAGCYHGHADPLLVKAGSGVLTLGIPSSPGVPNSIAQNTITAQFNDLAGMEAIFRAEGNNIAAVIVEPVPGNMGVVSPEPGFLEGLRKITKQYGALLIFDEVMTGFRVALGGAQALYNIDPDLTCLGKIIGGGLPVGAYGGKAEIMKMIAPTGPVYQAGTLSGNPLAMAAGLATLRVINTPGFYEELEKKAAFLAEGLADAAKEAGAKVYFTRVGSMLCCFFTEEKVRDFTSASTADTEAFGKFFRSMLEQGVYLAPSQFEALFVSSAHSMADLEKTIAASRIAFRAAIK
- the hemB gene encoding porphobilinogen synthase, whose protein sequence is MSVFPWLRMRRLRQSEGIRRLVRHTYLQLDDLIYPIFVSEGHNVRNPIPSMPGIYQLSLDRVLEEAEEVVALGIPAILLFGIPETKDEVGSQAYAEQGIVQKAVKEIKGKYPEIVVITDVCLCEYTSHGHCGLVEKGEIKNDETLELLALTALSHAQAGADIVAPSDMMDGRVYAIRQKLDEKGYSHIPIMAYSAKYASCFYGPFRDAAGSAPQFGDRRSYQMDPASSVEQALEEVRLDLAEGADMVIVKPALAYLDVIRRVRDTFAAPVVAYNVSGEYAMVKAAAQNGWLDEKKTVREMMLGMKRAGSDMIITYHAKDIAKWIRDGNF
- the cobA gene encoding uroporphyrinogen-III C-methyltransferase; protein product: MNEGKVYLIGAGPGDPKLITVKGLECIKEADCIVYDRLASPRLLSYARKDAELIFVGKSPERHVLKQEEINELLVKLSLDGKTVARLKGGDPFVFGRGGEEAEVLREHQIPFEVVPGITSAIAVPAYAGIPVTHRDYTSTFTIITGHEDPLKDDSRIEWPCLAGRSGTLVFLMGMENLPLIVGQLLKHGKDPGTPVGVIRWGTRPEQQTVTGTLADIEVKVQEVGLTSPAIIIVGEVVQLRGKLSWFEDKPLFGKRIVVTRSREQASQLSEEISRLGGEVLEFPTITIAEPDDYGPLDQAIQEISDYQWLIFTSVNGVQHFFKRFRDLGRDIRELYNLRLSAIGPATERALAEKGFLVDYVPQEFRAEAIVEGLKTRIKPGDRVLLPRADIARALLPQELRKLGAHVTEVDVYRTVKEKSSVRELLNYLKENKISVVTFTSSSTVVNFVEMLGKDNLSLLEGVVIACIGPITAQTAQEYGLKVEIQAEEYTIPGLVKAILAYYH
- the hemC gene encoding hydroxymethylbilane synthase; protein product: MDNRIKVGTRDSVLALQQTQWVVEELKRYWPQYDFVIVPMKTKGDKILDVALAKIGDKGLFTKELETALLAGEIDLAVHSMKDLPTKLPQGLIISAMTERHDPRDVLVSTNNYNLQTLPPGAKIGTSSLRRRAQLLHKRPDLRVEDLRGNINTRLAKLEKEGFAAIMLAAAGLSRLGLEDRISTWFSPEEIVPAVGQGSIGVESRENDERITEIVAVIDHWETRVAITAERAFLRTLEGGCQIPIGAYGEVKKEGLVLTGVVASLDGTRLIRQAMTDAPQNAPSLGEKLAELMRSQGAQEILNQVLQEIER
- the hemA gene encoding glutamyl-tRNA reductase, producing the protein MFIIVTGLNHKTAPVEVREKVAVAKYRLQDHLHYLMEKQGVSGAVILSTCNRTEVYLSTGEIELAKGVLQEYYGKIANMTVAEILPFLYTYEEEKAVHHLFRVSAGLDSMILGESQILGQVQEAFQEALKAGTTNNYLNNLWQKAIIVGKRARTETFIDRQAVSVSSAAVELAKGIFGDLEGRTVMVLGAGETSELTARHLVANGISSVIVANRTFARAQALAQEFGGLAVKMDQFHDYLKEADIVISCTAAPNYIVHPSDIERIQDQRQNKPLFLIDIAVPRDIDPLCASYPNVTLYDVDDLENVVQKNINERLKEAEKVENIIIEEKENYFKWVCSLKVVPTIVALKEKAEGLKKKELDRAFRRLGNLSEKDKKVISSCVSSVVNQLLHDAILELKDASYSTQGLLYAEVINKLFNLQIEEAPEKTRVESH
- a CDS encoding precorrin-2 dehydrogenase/sirohydrochlorin ferrochelatase family protein, giving the protein MSLSYPVNLNISGKGCLVVGGGSVAARKVRGLLECGGKVCVVSPMLHPLLLKLTEEKQIVWLNRNFQAEDINDKFLVIAATDNAELNHEVAALCTEKNILINVVDDPLWCSFTLPAVHRQGDLLIAVSTNGKSPALARVIKEELAEKFRGEFAQALELLGNLRETLFAECPDDKMRGKVLQGLVTGELLKLIEDGQLEVVKERINRCLLSLQD
- a CDS encoding polyprenyl synthetase family protein, with amino-acid sequence MNYLFYEIEGELRQVEEYLLEYIQAGHADLRKSFVHLLKAGGKRIRPAFALLSAKYGQYESGKIIPLAAALELIHMATLVHDDVIDSSIIRRGRQTVKAQYGNNFSLHSGDFLFAKALIIIEKYKNNKINQLLAHVSVEMCQGELEQIASAFKLEQNIRNYFYRIKRKTSLLISASCQIGAIAAQADPHIVKTLGRYGHYLGMAFQITDDVLDFIADEKTLGKPVGSDLRQGIITLPVIYLLNCGNEAVKKSLWEKLNSPVSSQDDIHDVVELIKQSEAIPYSLDIAGLYVEKALKELEMLPANEITESLHKLAVFIKRRQF
- the tatC gene encoding twin-arginine translocase subunit TatC is translated as MSEKIAPITEHLEELRRVMLISLVSIFFASILSYFLFLNTIKDILLEPIKKLGMNLVFLGVTEGIFIHIKLALMGGIILASPIVLWQLLKFFLPALHVHEKRVFVPAFFLALFLFISGIFFAYKYALGLGLKVLLIDFSGGLTPMISISKYISFIIAFLVPFGIVFEIPIITYFLTCLGLITPQFLREKRGYVILGMFILAAVLSPGSDVISQLLMAIPMLILYELSIIISWLIYRKKEKEKEEAGL
- the speD gene encoding adenosylmethionine decarboxylase encodes the protein MSALGRHVLAEVYGCEFEILNDLKKVEEIMVNAALEAGAEVREYVFHKFSPQGVSGVVVISESHLAIHTWPELGYAAIDVFTCGESVNPWDACNYLVEKFKAGHMTATEVKRGIMEGLQKEAVNL